In Dehalococcoidia bacterium, a single window of DNA contains:
- a CDS encoding 4Fe-4S binding protein, with protein MATSDVYTELMARLNYPQSERFRRVLQKLVTPEEGRLLLELPAEPAELAQKSGLDEEAVQRKLQEFMERGLAIRTSKGVCFARDMTQLHDSNLSSAEKWIDTELLDLWKEFRDGEWLQTMSGGLGDSYVQFIKVLPALKAMERSPDLGKLLPEENIRELLKGADSIAVVSCTCRRSIRECDLPLDVCLQLNRGAEYAINRGAGRRISTQEAVAIADEAEEAGLIHTWPFGNSGRLTAICNCCRDCCDIFAIGIRVGTIEQILEKSRFRAEVDQDLCTGCQDCVERCFFEAIEMKDSPPSKKLKATIDEGKCFGCGLCAVVCEPEAITMKLV; from the coding sequence GTGGCAACAAGCGATGTCTATACCGAGTTGATGGCGAGGCTGAACTACCCCCAGTCGGAGCGTTTTCGTCGCGTATTGCAGAAGCTGGTGACCCCCGAGGAGGGGCGACTGCTGCTCGAGCTGCCAGCGGAGCCCGCGGAGCTGGCCCAAAAATCGGGGCTGGACGAAGAGGCGGTGCAGCGCAAACTACAGGAGTTTATGGAGCGGGGGCTGGCCATCCGCACCAGCAAAGGGGTTTGCTTCGCCCGCGATATGACCCAGCTGCACGATTCCAACCTATCGAGCGCGGAGAAATGGATCGATACCGAGCTTCTTGACCTGTGGAAGGAGTTTCGGGATGGCGAGTGGCTCCAGACCATGTCCGGTGGTTTGGGAGACTCGTATGTGCAGTTCATCAAGGTGCTTCCTGCCTTGAAGGCCATGGAGCGCAGCCCGGACCTCGGTAAGCTTCTGCCCGAGGAGAACATCAGGGAGTTGCTCAAAGGGGCAGACTCGATCGCGGTGGTGTCCTGCACCTGCCGCAGGTCGATAAGGGAGTGCGATCTCCCGCTTGACGTCTGCCTGCAACTTAACCGGGGAGCGGAATACGCCATAAACAGGGGCGCCGGCCGCAGGATCTCTACGCAAGAGGCTGTCGCCATCGCCGATGAGGCTGAGGAAGCAGGCCTGATTCACACGTGGCCCTTTGGCAACTCCGGGCGGCTCACCGCAATATGCAATTGCTGTCGGGACTGCTGTGATATCTTCGCTATCGGCATCAGGGTCGGTACTATAGAACAGATACTGGAGAAGAGCCGTTTTCGCGCCGAGGTGGATCAGGATCTATGTACCGGCTGCCAGGACTGTGTGGAGCGGTGCTTCTTCGAGGCCATAGAAATGAAGGATTCTCCCCCGTCCAAGAAGCTCAAGGCCACGATCGATGAGGGTAAGTGCTTTGGCTGCGGCCTGTGTGCCGTCGTCTGCGAGCCTGAGGCGATAACCATGAAGTTGGTGTAG